The genomic stretch GTACCGCCTGAGCAATCAGACGTCTGAGTGGGACTTGAAAAACATGCGACTCGATTGTGGACGCCTTTATATCTTCCTTGTTGAGGCGTGGAAACAAAACGCTTACAGGACCCATTGCTAGTCGCTGCGCTGGTGATGTCCGCGATATTCAGGGTTTTTCTGCTTTACGCGGGCCATTTGCAAGTAGCGTCATCGAGCAGCTCTTGACAGGCACAGCCTGGCGAGACCTCGACTACCTGGTCATCGATTTCCCTCCGGGGACTGGCGACATTCACATAACCCTCTCTCAGGCGGTGAACATTGATGCGTGCGTTGTAGTGACGACGCCTCAAACGCTGAGGTATGAGTCGGAGTGCAAATTCCCTTTTCTCGTTCAGTAGTTGCGGCCAAAGGTCAATTACTGGTTCATGGTGGGGTCTCCCATCTCTTGAGGAGGGGGAGGCACCGTGGTAAAAACACTGCAGATTCGGATGACTGCGGAGATACGTTCTTTAGTTCCC from Toxoplasma gondii ME49 unplaced genomic scaffold asmbl.1550, whole genome shotgun sequence encodes the following:
- a CDS encoding ATP-binding Mrp/Nbp35 family protein (encoded by transcript TGME49_325500), which gives rise to KRRRCEKRQPKLRPLVYNGVKIMSYGFIRNSGSQGFSALRGPFASSVIEQLLTGTAWRDLDYLVIDFPPGTGDIHITLSQAVNIDACVVVTTPQTLSALSIFRRQ